A window of Clostridium botulinum BKT015925 contains these coding sequences:
- a CDS encoding IS6 family transposase — translation MNKANKKITCPRCHSHNLYKFGKDKEGNQKYQCKECKRQFAPSAMPKERQLKDYPRCPICNKGTFIHHNYSNYINYRCNDKKCNHSFFVAKPTAIDPSSNTTIQGKLNFKGMRFPIHIILMALDLYFLNESSTRRISQYLFRTFNVKVSHVTIASWTKKFSAYFKLKSDNLFYNIDLSDSDEWHADETVVFINGKKHYLWLVIDSESRLIISYHLSPYRDAKQAFSLFNDAKKLGSPRAIVTDRLPSYNIPIKSVFQDTLHIKVQSFMDDISNNIIESFNKTFKSWYKGLKGFNSFNSANKLISVFIFHYNFVRNHSSLRNLTPSEVVGISYPVKAKNNWLLAA, via the coding sequence ATGAACAAAGCTAATAAAAAAATTACCTGTCCTAGATGTCACAGCCATAACCTATATAAGTTTGGAAAAGACAAAGAAGGAAATCAAAAATATCAATGCAAAGAGTGTAAAAGACAATTTGCACCATCGGCTATGCCGAAAGAGCGTCAGCTCAAGGATTACCCTCGTTGTCCTATCTGTAACAAAGGAACCTTTATTCATCATAATTACTCAAATTATATCAATTATCGTTGTAACGATAAAAAATGTAATCATAGTTTTTTTGTGGCGAAGCCTACGGCTATAGATCCTTCAAGCAATACCACTATCCAAGGTAAACTTAATTTTAAAGGTATGCGCTTTCCAATTCATATTATATTAATGGCTTTAGACCTTTACTTTCTTAATGAAAGTTCTACAAGACGTATATCTCAATATTTGTTTAGAACATTTAATGTAAAAGTATCTCATGTTACTATTGCAAGTTGGACTAAAAAATTTTCTGCATATTTCAAATTGAAATCTGATAATTTATTTTATAATATTGACTTATCAGATTCTGATGAATGGCACGCAGATGAAACTGTTGTATTTATAAATGGCAAGAAACATTATCTATGGCTTGTTATAGACTCAGAAAGTCGATTAATTATCTCTTATCATCTATCCCCATATAGAGATGCTAAACAAGCTTTTAGCCTTTTTAACGATGCTAAGAAATTAGGATCTCCTAGAGCCATAGTTACTGATAGATTACCATCTTACAATATTCCAATAAAATCAGTATTCCAAGATACATTACACATAAAAGTACAATCTTTTATGGATGATATTTCAAACAATATCATTGAGTCATTTAACAAAACATTTAAGTCTTGGTATAAAGGTTTAAAAGGCTTTAACTCATTTAATAGTGCCAATAAACTAATATCAGTGTTTATATTTCACTATAATTTTGTGCGTAACCACTCATCACTACGTAATTTAACACCATCTGAAGTAGTGGGAATTAGTTACCCAGTTAAAGCTAAAAATAATTGGTTATTAGCTGCCTAA
- the preA gene encoding NAD-dependent dihydropyrimidine dehydrogenase subunit PreA, with the protein MKAMDLSIEFCGVKCENPFFLSSSPVGNCYEMCAKALEIGWGGIVFKTIGFFSPKEVSPRFDNLKKESTPFLGFKNMEQIAEHSLEENLESMRKLKEDYPSKVLVASIMGQNESEWTRLAELVTEIGADIIECNFSCPQMTSHDMGSDVGQNPELVKKYCQAVRKGTHLPILAKMTPNIGNMTIPAIASIEGGATGIATINTIKCISGINLDNMVGLPVINGKSSISGYSGKAVKPIALRFIHELKTNEELKNIPVSGIGGIETWEDAVEFILLGSTNLQITTSVMQYGYRIVEDMISGVSYYMKEKGFQKLEDMVGLALKNIIPAEKLDRDYIVYPEFDMDKCVGCGRCYISCYDGGHQAIEWDSENRSLVLNEEKCVGCHLCSNVCPVQCINKGKIKFKQGATERKIML; encoded by the coding sequence ATGAAGGCTATGGATCTTTCGATAGAGTTTTGTGGAGTGAAATGTGAAAATCCATTTTTTTTATCATCATCACCAGTTGGAAACTGTTATGAAATGTGTGCTAAAGCATTAGAAATTGGGTGGGGTGGAATTGTATTTAAAACAATAGGTTTCTTTTCTCCAAAAGAAGTATCACCTCGTTTTGATAATTTAAAAAAGGAGTCTACTCCATTTTTAGGTTTTAAGAATATGGAACAAATTGCTGAGCATTCATTAGAAGAAAATTTAGAGTCTATGAGAAAATTAAAAGAAGATTATCCGAGCAAAGTATTGGTAGCTTCTATAATGGGACAAAATGAATCAGAGTGGACAAGACTTGCTGAGTTAGTTACTGAGATTGGAGCAGATATTATAGAATGTAATTTTTCATGTCCTCAGATGACAAGTCATGATATGGGGTCAGATGTTGGACAAAATCCTGAACTTGTAAAAAAATATTGTCAAGCAGTAAGAAAAGGAACCCATCTACCTATATTGGCTAAAATGACTCCTAATATAGGAAATATGACAATACCAGCTATTGCATCTATAGAAGGGGGAGCAACTGGAATTGCTACAATAAATACAATAAAGTGTATATCAGGAATAAATCTTGATAATATGGTTGGATTACCTGTAATAAATGGTAAATCATCGATTTCAGGATATTCAGGAAAAGCTGTAAAACCAATAGCTTTAAGGTTTATCCATGAATTAAAAACAAATGAAGAGTTAAAAAATATTCCTGTAAGTGGAATTGGGGGTATAGAAACTTGGGAGGATGCTGTAGAGTTTATACTACTTGGATCAACTAATTTACAAATTACGACATCAGTAATGCAGTATGGATATAGAATAGTTGAAGATATGATAAGTGGAGTTTCTTATTACATGAAAGAAAAAGGATTTCAAAAATTAGAAGATATGGTGGGATTAGCATTAAAAAATATAATTCCAGCAGAAAAATTAGACAGAGATTACATTGTATATCCTGAATTCGATATGGATAAATGTGTAGGGTGCGGAAGGTGTTATATATCATGTTATGATGGAGGTCATCAAGCTATTGAATGGGATTCAGAAAATAGATCACTAGTGCTCAATGAAGAAAAATGTGTAGGCTGTCATCTATGTTCCAATGTATGTCCAGTACAATGTATAAATAAAGGTAAAATCAAATTTAAACAAGGAGCAACAGAAAGAAAGATTATGCTCTAA
- a CDS encoding 2-hydroxyacyl-CoA dehydratase subunit D, which produces MTDIQNMSAKELLGYYQQKLDEEARQAKKEGKLVCWSASVAPPEFCVAMDIAMVYPETHAAGIGARKGSLDILEVADRKGYSSDICSYARVNLGYMELLKEKALTGKTPEVLANSPAADIPLPDLIITCNNICNTLLKWYENLAVELNIPCIVIDVPFNHTMPIPQYAKDYIADQFKDAIATLEEVCGRKFDYDKFLEVQEQTQRSVAQWNRLAALSSHKPSPLNCFDLFNFMALIVCARSRDYAEITFKKFADELEENLKNGIYAFKGAEKKRITWEGIAVWPYLGHTFKSLKSLGSIMTGSAYPGLWNLTYTPGDMSSMAEAYTRIYINTCLDNKVKVLSDIIEGGKCDGIAYHLNRSCKLMSFLNVETAEKLQEQNGLPYVSFDGDQTDPRNFAPAQFDTRVQALAEMMDQSEEGK; this is translated from the coding sequence ATGACTGATATACAAAATATGAGTGCTAAAGAATTATTAGGGTACTATCAGCAAAAATTAGACGAAGAAGCAAGACAAGCAAAAAAAGAAGGAAAGCTTGTTTGTTGGTCAGCATCTGTTGCTCCACCAGAATTCTGCGTAGCTATGGATATAGCTATGGTATACCCAGAAACACACGCAGCTGGTATAGGTGCTAGAAAAGGTTCATTAGATATATTAGAAGTTGCAGACAGAAAAGGATATTCATCAGATATATGTTCTTATGCAAGAGTTAATCTTGGATATATGGAACTTTTAAAAGAAAAAGCTTTAACAGGAAAAACTCCTGAAGTATTAGCTAATTCACCAGCAGCTGATATACCACTACCAGACCTTATAATTACATGTAACAACATTTGTAATACACTATTAAAGTGGTATGAAAACTTAGCAGTTGAATTAAATATCCCATGTATTGTAATTGACGTTCCATTTAACCACACAATGCCAATTCCACAATACGCAAAAGATTATATAGCAGACCAATTTAAAGATGCTATAGCTACATTAGAAGAAGTATGCGGAAGAAAATTCGATTACGATAAATTCTTAGAAGTGCAAGAACAAACTCAACGTTCAGTTGCTCAATGGAATAGACTTGCAGCTTTATCATCACACAAGCCATCTCCATTAAACTGTTTTGATCTTTTCAACTTCATGGCTCTTATCGTATGTGCTAGAAGCAGAGATTATGCTGAAATCACATTCAAGAAGTTTGCAGATGAACTTGAAGAGAACTTAAAGAACGGAATCTATGCTTTCAAAGGTGCTGAAAAGAAACGTATAACTTGGGAAGGTATAGCAGTATGGCCATATCTTGGACACACATTTAAGTCTTTAAAATCACTTGGATCAATAATGACAGGTTCTGCATATCCAGGTCTTTGGAACCTTACTTATACACCAGGGGATATGAGCTCAATGGCTGAAGCATACACTAGAATTTATATTAACACTTGCCTAGACAATAAAGTTAAAGTTCTTAGCGATATAATTGAAGGTGGAAAATGTGACGGTATAGCTTACCACTTAAACAGAAGCTGTAAGCTTATGAGTTTCTTAAACGTAGAAACAGCTGAAAAATTACAAGAACAAAACGGATTACCATATGTAAGCTTTGATGGAGACCAAACTGATCCACGTAACTTCGCTCCTGCTCAGTTTGACACTCGTGTACAAGCTTTAGCAGAAATGATGGACCAAAGTGAGGAGGGAAAATAA
- a CDS encoding acyl-CoA dehydratase activase: MFTMGIDIGSASSKVAILENGSDIVVAEVIQIGTGSTGPKRALEQALSKSGLKMEDMDKIVATGYGRFAVEEADKQISEISCHAKGIFFLVPTARTIIDIGGQDAKAIKLDSKGGVKQFFMNDKCAAGTGRFLDVMSRVLEVNLSEMEEYDSRATEAATVSSTCTVFAESEVISQLSKGVAKENIIAGVHQSVASKACGLAYRCGLEEDIVMCGGVAQNAGVVRAIERELKKPVIVAPTPQVTGAIGAALFAYEETIKANK; the protein is encoded by the coding sequence ATGTTTACAATGGGAATAGATATTGGTTCCGCATCTTCAAAGGTTGCAATCCTTGAAAACGGAAGTGATATTGTTGTTGCAGAAGTCATTCAGATTGGAACTGGTTCCACTGGACCTAAGCGTGCACTAGAACAAGCACTTTCAAAATCAGGTCTTAAAATGGAAGATATGGACAAAATTGTTGCTACAGGTTATGGTAGATTTGCCGTAGAAGAAGCAGACAAACAAATCAGTGAAATAAGCTGTCATGCTAAAGGAATATTCTTTTTAGTACCTACAGCAAGAACAATCATCGATATTGGTGGTCAAGATGCTAAGGCAATCAAACTTGATAGCAAGGGTGGCGTTAAACAGTTCTTTATGAATGATAAATGTGCCGCTGGAACAGGCCGTTTCCTTGATGTAATGTCACGAGTACTTGAAGTTAATTTAAGTGAAATGGAAGAATATGATAGCCGTGCAACAGAAGCTGCAACTGTAAGTAGTACTTGTACAGTTTTTGCAGAATCTGAAGTAATATCTCAACTTTCAAAAGGAGTTGCGAAAGAAAACATTATAGCTGGTGTTCACCAATCAGTTGCAAGTAAGGCATGTGGTCTTGCTTACAGATGTGGACTTGAAGAAGATATTGTAATGTGCGGAGGAGTTGCTCAAAACGCAGGTGTTGTTAGAGCAATAGAAAGAGAACTTAAAAAACCAGTAATAGTAGCGCCAACTCCACAAGTTACAGGTGCAATTGGTGCAGCATTATTTGCTTATGAAGAAACAATAAAAGCTAATAAATAA
- a CDS encoding NAD(P)-dependent oxidoreductase, translating to MNNVKECFNLNKETFTPLMAIEEAARCLLCYDAPCSKACPAETNPGKFIRSLRFRNLKGAVETIRENNALGGICSRVCPTSKYCEGACSRCGIDKPIQIGKLQTYLTDYESNIKMEVLEPIECDKEKVAVIGSGPSGLVAAAELAKKGYKVTIFEAKDKFGGWLTYGIPSNRLPQIVVNNEIEYIKNLGVEFKNNCKIGKDITVDELKNQGFKAFLLAIGMQNAKMPNIKGINLKGVLKGTEFLSQVKTNKGEVELGKKVIVIGGGDVAIDCAITSRLLGAEDVKIVYRRTLEKMPADKEELAYTQKHNIPVFTGFKPYEIIGKYGKVTRFKGEGMFDDSQLELPADTIIFAIGQEMEDIKTVANVDVSESGIIKNLNYETSIEGIFASGDIVDGDKTVVYAVKEGKDVAKAIENYLEKEGAR from the coding sequence TTGAATAATGTTAAAGAATGTTTTAATCTGAACAAGGAAACGTTTACACCTCTTATGGCAATTGAAGAAGCGGCGAGATGCTTATTGTGTTATGATGCCCCATGTTCTAAAGCATGTCCAGCAGAGACGAATCCAGGAAAGTTTATTCGTTCCTTACGTTTTAGAAATCTAAAAGGTGCAGTTGAAACTATAAGAGAAAACAATGCACTTGGAGGGATATGTTCTAGAGTATGTCCCACTAGTAAATATTGTGAGGGTGCTTGTAGTAGATGTGGAATTGATAAACCAATACAAATAGGTAAACTGCAAACATACTTAACTGACTATGAATCGAATATAAAAATGGAAGTGCTAGAACCAATTGAATGTGATAAAGAAAAAGTAGCAGTTATAGGATCAGGACCTAGTGGTCTTGTTGCAGCTGCAGAGCTAGCAAAAAAGGGATATAAAGTTACTATATTTGAAGCAAAAGATAAGTTTGGAGGATGGCTTACTTATGGAATACCTTCAAATAGGTTACCACAAATAGTTGTAAATAATGAAATAGAATATATAAAAAATTTAGGTGTAGAATTTAAAAACAACTGTAAAATAGGAAAAGATATTACAGTAGATGAACTTAAAAATCAAGGCTTTAAAGCCTTTTTATTAGCTATTGGAATGCAAAATGCTAAAATGCCTAATATAAAAGGAATTAATCTTAAAGGAGTTCTTAAAGGAACTGAATTTTTATCACAAGTAAAAACTAATAAAGGTGAGGTTGAATTAGGTAAGAAGGTTATAGTTATAGGTGGTGGAGATGTTGCTATAGATTGTGCTATAACTTCAAGATTATTAGGTGCTGAAGATGTAAAAATAGTTTATAGAAGAACTTTAGAAAAAATGCCTGCTGATAAGGAAGAATTAGCATATACCCAAAAGCATAATATACCTGTATTTACGGGATTTAAACCATATGAAATAATAGGAAAATATGGAAAAGTTACAAGATTCAAGGGTGAAGGAATGTTTGATGATTCACAGTTAGAACTTCCAGCAGATACAATTATATTTGCTATAGGACAAGAAATGGAAGATATAAAAACAGTAGCCAATGTAGATGTTAGTGAAAGTGGAATTATCAAAAATTTAAACTACGAAACTAGTATAGAAGGAATATTTGCATCTGGAGATATAGTAGATGGAGATAAAACAGTTGTTTATGCTGTTAAGGAAGGAAAAGATGTTGCAAAGGCAATAGAAAATTATTTAGAGAAAGAAGGTGCTAGATAA
- a CDS encoding PTS sugar transporter subunit IIA has translation MKILIVGHGEYGTGIKSTMKLLTGIDENIDALNLNNELTHEKYKSILHEYVENNDELIIFADLTGGAPFQIASQEVLLNRSNGNQYVIGGVSVGCILDIVMNTMVLDNEKDIKDIIKNAIDEIRDMASIISKDELE, from the coding sequence ATGAAGATTTTAATTGTAGGTCATGGGGAATATGGAACAGGAATCAAGTCGACTATGAAACTTTTAACGGGAATAGACGAAAATATAGATGCATTAAATTTAAACAATGAATTAACTCATGAAAAGTATAAAAGTATATTGCATGAATACGTTGAAAATAATGATGAATTAATAATTTTTGCAGATTTAACTGGAGGTGCTCCTTTTCAAATTGCGTCACAAGAAGTGCTTTTAAATAGATCAAATGGTAATCAATATGTTATAGGTGGAGTATCTGTTGGTTGTATACTTGATATTGTAATGAATACTATGGTTTTAGATAATGAAAAAGATATAAAAGATATAATTAAGAATGCAATTGATGAAATAAGGGATATGGCGTCTATCATTTCGAAAGATGAATTAGAATAA
- a CDS encoding nucleotide exchange factor GrpE, with amino-acid sequence MFSIKDELKSFKPKSINIYEVPMNDLNDILNMVQNKIDNIDKASKRNAISMEMINEELKEKNNEILELRNQLRDKETEESMFIKKVLNILDHMDNVYIFAIKSNNNELANNIDSVMEIIKDDLLKIEFEEIPTIGTIFNPELHECVGTITDCEKKKYEIVDVIKKGYKFKQKIIRTADVIAVK; translated from the coding sequence GTGTTTTCTATAAAAGATGAGTTAAAATCATTTAAGCCAAAATCTATAAATATATATGAAGTACCTATGAATGATTTAAATGATATATTGAATATGGTTCAAAATAAAATAGACAATATTGATAAAGCAAGTAAAAGAAATGCTATATCAATGGAAATGATAAATGAAGAACTTAAAGAAAAAAATAATGAGATTTTAGAATTAAGAAATCAATTAAGAGATAAAGAAACAGAGGAAAGTATGTTTATTAAGAAAGTGTTAAATATATTAGACCATATGGATAATGTATATATATTTGCTATTAAATCTAACAATAATGAGTTAGCTAATAATATTGATAGTGTTATGGAAATAATAAAAGATGATCTGTTGAAAATTGAATTTGAGGAAATACCTACAATTGGAACAATATTCAATCCGGAATTACATGAATGCGTAGGAACTATAACCGATTGTGAAAAGAAAAAATATGAAATTGTAGATGTTATAAAAAAGGGATATAAGTTTAAGCAAAAGATAATAAGAACAGCTGATGTGATTGCTGTTAAATAA
- a CDS encoding VOC family protein produces MKPMRLHHVGIILPTLEAAHRFLETFGLEVDYQGFVDAYHADLIFTKYNENESPLELIIPKEGVLTEFNNGKGGIAHIAFEVEDVESVRKEYESKGMKMLEGKAVPGTSDIIVNFLRPKYGEGILVEFVETVAPIQR; encoded by the coding sequence ATGAAACCTATGAGATTACACCACGTTGGAATTATACTTCCTACATTAGAAGCTGCACACAGATTCCTTGAAACATTTGGATTAGAAGTAGATTACCAAGGATTTGTTGACGCATACCATGCAGATTTAATATTCACAAAATACAATGAAAACGAAAGTCCATTAGAATTAATCATTCCTAAAGAAGGAGTTCTTACTGAGTTCAATAATGGAAAAGGTGGAATCGCTCATATAGCTTTCGAAGTTGAAGATGTTGAATCTGTTCGTAAAGAATATGAAAGCAAAGGAATGAAAATGCTTGAAGGAAAAGCTGTACCAGGAACAAGCGATATCATAGTTAACTTCTTAAGACCTAAATATGGTGAAGGAATACTTGTTGAATTCGTAGAAACTGTTGCACCAATTCAAAGATAA
- a CDS encoding acyl CoA:acetate/3-ketoacid CoA transferase gives MKKVKVLTADEAVMIVKDSDTLTTSGFVSSSCPEALNKAMEKRFLETGSPKNITLMYASSQGNRDGSGADHYAHKGLVKRIIAGHLNTAPKMGQMCIDNEIEGYNLPQGALLNLFRDIAGHRPGTITHVGLDTFVDPRNGGGKVNDITKEDLVEVIKINNEEKLFYKAFPINVAFIRGTYADEYGNITFEKEITPLEGTSTAQAVKNSGGKVVVQVEKVVKGGTLDPRLVKIPGIYVDAVVVAEPQDHEQSFGQEYEPGVAGELRVPVDNMKPIPLSAKKIIGRRAAMELEEDTVVNLGIGAPEYVAQVANEEGIGDYMTLTVESGPIGGIPQGGTRFGSSMNPDCLIDQPYQFDFYDGGGLDLAFLGLAQCDESGNINVSKFGPRIAGCGGFINITQNSKKVFFCGTFTAGGLKTKVEDGKLVIVQEGKSKKFLKNVEQVTFSGRYANRTGQIVRYITERAVFELKEDGVHLIEVAPGIDLQTQVLDLMDFVPKMDDVKIMDTRIFRDEKMNLKNQK, from the coding sequence ATGAAAAAAGTTAAAGTACTTACAGCAGATGAAGCTGTTATGATAGTTAAGGATAGCGATACGCTAACTACAAGTGGATTTGTTAGTAGTAGTTGTCCAGAAGCACTTAATAAAGCTATGGAAAAGAGATTTTTAGAAACTGGTTCTCCTAAGAATATAACTCTTATGTATGCATCATCACAAGGTAACAGAGATGGTAGTGGTGCTGATCACTATGCTCACAAAGGGTTAGTTAAAAGAATAATAGCAGGTCATTTAAATACTGCTCCAAAAATGGGTCAAATGTGTATCGATAATGAAATCGAAGGATATAATTTACCACAAGGAGCTTTACTAAACTTATTCAGAGATATTGCTGGTCACAGACCTGGTACAATCACTCACGTTGGATTAGACACTTTCGTAGATCCAAGAAACGGTGGTGGTAAAGTTAACGATATCACAAAAGAAGATTTAGTAGAAGTAATAAAAATAAACAACGAAGAAAAGCTTTTCTATAAAGCATTTCCTATAAATGTAGCATTCATTAGAGGTACTTATGCAGATGAGTATGGTAACATAACATTTGAAAAAGAAATAACTCCTCTTGAAGGTACATCTACAGCACAAGCTGTTAAAAACAGTGGTGGTAAAGTTGTTGTCCAAGTTGAAAAGGTTGTTAAAGGTGGTACTTTAGATCCTAGACTTGTAAAAATACCTGGAATCTATGTTGATGCTGTTGTAGTAGCTGAACCACAAGATCATGAACAAAGTTTTGGACAAGAATATGAACCAGGAGTAGCTGGTGAACTAAGAGTACCTGTTGATAACATGAAACCTATTCCACTAAGTGCTAAAAAAATCATTGGTAGAAGAGCAGCTATGGAACTTGAAGAAGATACAGTTGTAAACCTAGGTATAGGAGCACCTGAATATGTTGCACAAGTTGCCAATGAAGAAGGAATTGGAGATTACATGACATTAACAGTTGAGTCAGGTCCAATCGGTGGAATTCCTCAAGGAGGAACAAGATTTGGATCAAGCATGAACCCAGATTGCCTAATTGACCAACCTTACCAATTTGATTTCTATGATGGTGGCGGTCTTGATTTAGCATTCTTAGGACTTGCTCAATGTGATGAAAGTGGTAACATAAATGTTAGTAAATTTGGTCCTAGAATAGCAGGATGTGGTGGATTTATAAACATCACACAAAATTCCAAAAAAGTATTCTTCTGTGGAACATTTACTGCAGGTGGATTAAAAACAAAAGTTGAAGATGGAAAACTAGTAATAGTTCAAGAAGGAAAAAGCAAAAAATTCCTTAAGAATGTAGAACAAGTTACATTCAGTGGAAGATATGCAAACAGAACTGGACAAATTGTTAGATATATAACAGAAAGAGCAGTATTTGAATTAAAAGAAGATGGAGTACATTTAATAGAAGTTGCTCCAGGAATTGATCTTCAAACTCAAGTTCTTGATCTAATGGATTTCGTTCCTAAGATGGATGATGTTAAAATTATGGATACAAGAATTTTCAGAGATGAAAAAATGAATTTAAAGAATCAAAAATAA
- a CDS encoding ribonuclease Z: MVDLVLLGTGGGMPTPERNLSSLILNYKGHKILIDCGEGTQVSMKIARTGFKNIDIICITHGHGDHVLGLPGILATMGNSGRTEPVTIIGPIGMKKIVEGLTVITPYLPYTLNIIESSNEEMFFCIDNNNLILHNQGEICINTLEVNHSSPCIAYNLKIKRRPRFHIEKAISKNIPKNLWSILQKGKDIVHEGILYKHEMVLGEEREGIRISFVTDTTPINELVSFIKNSDLLVCEGTYGNDEDIDKAIKNKHMTFSQAAMLAKKGNVKELILTHFGTAMDNPQELINFAKDIFENTYIGEDRMIKSLKFN, encoded by the coding sequence ATGGTAGATTTAGTTCTTTTAGGAACAGGAGGAGGAATGCCTACACCAGAGAGAAATTTGTCATCACTTATTTTAAATTACAAAGGGCATAAGATTCTTATTGATTGTGGAGAAGGTACTCAGGTTTCTATGAAAATTGCGAGAACAGGATTTAAAAATATTGATATTATATGTATAACACATGGCCATGGAGACCATGTATTAGGACTTCCAGGTATTTTAGCTACCATGGGCAATAGTGGAAGGACAGAACCGGTAACCATAATAGGACCTATAGGAATGAAAAAAATAGTAGAGGGACTTACAGTAATTACTCCATATCTTCCATATACACTTAACATAATCGAAAGTTCTAATGAAGAAATGTTTTTTTGTATAGATAATAATAATCTAATATTACATAATCAAGGAGAAATATGTATAAATACTCTTGAGGTTAATCATTCTAGTCCATGTATAGCTTATAATCTTAAAATAAAACGAAGACCAAGATTTCATATAGAAAAGGCTATTAGTAAAAATATACCTAAAAACTTATGGAGTATTCTTCAAAAAGGCAAAGATATAGTTCATGAAGGAATATTGTATAAGCATGAAATGGTATTAGGAGAAGAAAGAGAAGGAATAAGAATTTCATTTGTAACAGACACAACACCTATTAATGAACTAGTTTCTTTTATAAAGAATAGTGATTTGCTAGTATGTGAAGGGACTTATGGTAATGATGAAGACATTGATAAGGCTATTAAGAATAAGCATATGACTTTTTCACAAGCAGCTATGCTGGCTAAAAAAGGAAATGTAAAAGAACTGATATTAACTCACTTTGGTACAGCTATGGATAATCCACAAGAATTAATTAACTTTGCCAAAGATATTTTTGAAAATACTTATATTGGAGAAGATAGAATGATAAAGAGTTTAAAGTTTAATTAA
- a CDS encoding 2-hydroxyacyl-CoA dehydratase subunit D produces the protein MSRVETIINELSAIASNPRKAMEDFKKETGKGAVGVMPVYAPEELIHAAGFLPVGIWGGQKSISKARTYLPPFACSIMQSVMEMQLEGAYDDLAAVLFSVPCDTLKCLSQKWKGTSPVIVFTHPQNRKLEAANKFLVEEFKLVREKLEKILNVKITDEAINNSIEVYNENRRVMREFSDLAAEYPNVIDAVKRHAVIKARFFMEKSKHTAMVKELIAEVKATPAEEFKGKRVILTGIMAEPNEVLDIFTENGFAVVADDLAQESRQFRIDVPEGTDPLYRLAKWWQEFDGCALATDPKKPRGQMLMDMVKKYNADAVVVCMMKFCDPEEFDYPIYYAQFEEAGIKNLYIEIDQESTSFEQIKTRVQSFGEML, from the coding sequence ATGAGTAGAGTTGAAACTATTATAAACGAATTATCAGCAATAGCAAGCAATCCAAGAAAAGCTATGGAAGATTTCAAAAAAGAAACTGGTAAAGGCGCAGTAGGTGTTATGCCTGTATACGCTCCAGAAGAATTAATACATGCTGCTGGATTCCTACCAGTAGGAATCTGGGGAGGACAAAAGAGCATTTCTAAAGCTCGTACTTACTTACCTCCATTCGCATGTTCAATTATGCAATCAGTAATGGAAATGCAACTTGAAGGGGCATATGATGATTTAGCAGCAGTGCTTTTCTCAGTTCCATGTGACACATTAAAATGTCTTAGCCAAAAATGGAAGGGAACATCACCTGTAATTGTATTTACACACCCTCAAAACAGAAAATTAGAAGCAGCTAACAAATTCTTAGTGGAAGAATTTAAATTAGTTCGTGAAAAATTAGAAAAAATACTTAATGTTAAAATTACAGATGAAGCTATAAATAACAGTATAGAAGTATACAACGAAAACCGTAGAGTTATGCGTGAATTCTCAGACCTTGCAGCTGAATATCCAAATGTTATCGATGCTGTAAAACGTCACGCTGTTATAAAAGCAAGATTCTTTATGGAAAAATCTAAACATACTGCAATGGTTAAAGAATTAATTGCAGAAGTTAAAGCAACTCCTGCTGAAGAATTCAAAGGTAAGAGAGTTATCTTAACTGGTATAATGGCTGAACCAAATGAAGTATTAGATATCTTCACTGAAAATGGATTCGCTGTTGTTGCAGATGATTTAGCACAAGAATCAAGACAATTCAGAATCGACGTTCCAGAAGGAACAGATCCATTATACAGACTTGCTAAATGGTGGCAAGAATTTGACGGATGTGCTCTTGCAACTGATCCTAAAAAACCAAGAGGTCAAATGCTTATGGACATGGTTAAAAAATACAATGCAGATGCAGTTGTTGTATGTATGATGAAATTCTGTGATCCAGAAGAATTCGATTATCCAATATACTATGCTCAATTCGAAGAAGCTGGAATCAAGAATTTATATATTGAAATAGATCAAGAATCTACTTCTTTTGAACAAATTAAAACAAGAGTACAAAGTTTCGGAGAAATGCTATAA